From a region of the Pseudanabaena sp. ABRG5-3 genome:
- a CDS encoding anthranilate synthase component II — protein MILVIDNYDSFTYNLVQYLGELLPEFPALGEILVKRNDEINIEEVKQLNPAGVVISPGPGRPEEAGVSLDIITELGAETPILGVCLGHQSMGLMYGGKVVSAPYLMHGKTSQIYHTGVGILEGLANPFTATRYHSLVIDRQNCPDVLEVTAWTEDDIIMGVRHKQYPHIQGVQFHPESILTEAGKDLLRNFLKGLSVKT, from the coding sequence ATGATTCTCGTTATCGACAATTACGACAGCTTTACTTACAACCTAGTCCAGTACCTTGGAGAACTGCTTCCTGAGTTTCCTGCATTAGGTGAAATATTAGTTAAGCGCAACGATGAAATAAATATCGAAGAAGTCAAGCAACTTAATCCCGCAGGAGTCGTAATTTCACCAGGTCCTGGTCGCCCTGAAGAAGCAGGCGTATCGCTGGATATTATTACAGAACTAGGGGCAGAAACTCCGATCTTAGGTGTATGTCTCGGACATCAGAGTATGGGCTTGATGTACGGTGGCAAGGTCGTCTCTGCACCTTATTTGATGCATGGCAAGACTTCGCAAATCTATCATACTGGAGTCGGTATTTTAGAAGGGCTAGCTAACCCATTTACCGCGACTCGATATCATAGCTTAGTTATTGATCGTCAAAACTGCCCCGACGTACTAGAAGTGACTGCATGGACTGAAGATGACATAATTATGGGAGTCCGACACAAGCAATATCCTCACATTCAAGGCGTACAATTTCATCCTGAAAGTATCTTGACTGAGGCAGGCAAAGACTTACTGAGAAACTTCTTAAAAGGTTTAAGCGTCAAAACCTAA
- a CDS encoding tetratricopeptide repeat protein, with translation MKPVFVVFASVLVVSTYGADIAIAQLRQKPPQKVQVQQQVVVPPNETADQLLERGNAYVRLGNLEGAIVIFRAAIKKNPELTAAYYNLGLAYAQANRLKEAIYSFQRATRLDPKFAIAYSNLGAAQLQAGNPNQAIPNLQKAVRLDPNLSVAYYNLGLALKEKKDINGAISSLNQALKLNPQSPETIYNLGLLIQTQGDISKAITYYSRAVQLNPEYAEAYYNLGAALLIQGQTENAIGQLGNALQFRKDYAEAFYTLGVAQARVGKKQEAIQSFIQAQAYFNQQKNTTWAQQSDRQIQRLRSN, from the coding sequence ATGAAACCAGTTTTTGTCGTTTTCGCATCGGTCTTGGTAGTTAGTACCTATGGGGCAGATATTGCGATCGCCCAATTGCGTCAAAAGCCACCTCAAAAAGTTCAGGTGCAACAACAGGTTGTTGTTCCTCCCAATGAAACTGCCGATCAACTTTTGGAGCGGGGGAATGCCTATGTGCGTCTAGGAAATCTAGAAGGAGCGATCGTTATTTTTCGGGCCGCGATTAAGAAAAATCCTGAACTAACTGCTGCCTATTACAATCTTGGTTTAGCCTATGCACAGGCAAATAGGCTCAAGGAGGCAATTTATTCTTTTCAAAGAGCTACGAGACTCGATCCGAAATTTGCAATCGCCTATAGCAATTTAGGTGCAGCACAATTGCAGGCGGGCAATCCTAATCAAGCAATTCCCAATTTACAAAAAGCGGTGCGTCTTGATCCTAATCTCTCGGTTGCTTATTACAATCTAGGTTTAGCGCTTAAGGAAAAAAAAGATATTAATGGGGCGATTTCTAGTCTTAATCAAGCACTGAAACTTAATCCTCAGTCTCCTGAAACTATTTATAACTTGGGATTATTAATTCAAACCCAAGGCGATATTTCTAAGGCAATCACCTATTATTCTAGAGCTGTGCAACTAAATCCTGAATATGCAGAGGCTTATTATAATTTGGGAGCAGCTTTATTAATTCAAGGTCAAACGGAAAATGCGATCGGGCAGCTTGGGAATGCTTTGCAATTTCGGAAAGATTATGCTGAGGCTTTTTATACTTTGGGTGTAGCACAGGCAAGAGTAGGCAAAAAACAAGAAGCAATTCAATCTTTTATTCAAGCTCAAGCTTATTTTAATCAGCAAAAAAATACTACATGGGCGCAACAGAGCGATCGCCAGATTCAAAGATTACGGAGTAATTAA
- a CDS encoding XDD3 family exosortase-dependent surface protein, with protein sequence MNKSFAQKAASALVVALGAIATVSSAQAGTLVNGWNYARDDYSYDGYNNGNLSATSQYDIYGIGIKEVGNEIWVGVSASTPLTGVYSSAAADQNIGWGDLFLDFNYGKPNNSFASAQGSLIGIRFAATNDSGVSMTGVYTGVTAKSVTQDNSGFSSLNQYATYVPNAKIGDLALNDPYYSGYKYARVPNVISSYSSRVGDVTALLPSALVDLPNPALASNNLIKFGFKFERPVGFSGDYLGSLFLECFNDSAAIRGNSRSRSVPVPPAIAGVLVAGALGGWRMAKRKKQLKAVVV encoded by the coding sequence GTGAATAAGTCATTTGCTCAAAAAGCAGCTTCTGCACTAGTTGTAGCGTTGGGGGCGATCGCTACAGTTTCATCAGCACAAGCAGGAACTCTTGTTAATGGTTGGAACTATGCTAGGGATGACTATTCCTATGATGGATACAATAATGGAAACCTCAGTGCTACGAGTCAGTACGATATCTATGGCATTGGTATTAAGGAAGTTGGTAATGAGATTTGGGTAGGAGTTAGTGCTAGTACGCCACTGACAGGTGTTTATTCTAGTGCTGCTGCTGATCAGAATATTGGATGGGGCGACCTGTTTCTAGACTTTAACTACGGTAAGCCAAATAATAGCTTTGCGTCAGCTCAAGGATCTCTAATTGGTATTCGATTTGCTGCAACTAATGACTCGGGTGTCTCCATGACAGGTGTATATACAGGTGTTACTGCCAAGAGTGTTACCCAAGACAATAGTGGTTTCTCTAGCTTGAATCAGTATGCAACCTATGTGCCAAATGCCAAAATCGGTGATTTGGCGCTGAATGATCCCTACTACTCTGGCTATAAATATGCTCGTGTTCCTAATGTAATTAGTAGCTATTCATCGAGAGTGGGTGATGTGACAGCCCTTTTACCAAGTGCTTTGGTTGATTTGCCTAATCCAGCTTTGGCAAGCAATAATCTGATCAAGTTTGGATTTAAGTTTGAGCGTCCAGTTGGTTTTAGTGGCGATTATCTTGGTTCTTTGTTCCTTGAGTGTTTTAATGACTCGGCGGCGATTAGAGGTAATTCTAGATCGAGATCTGTTCCTGTTCCTCCTGCGATCGCTGGCGTTCTTGTCGCAGGGGCTTTAGGTGGATGGCGGATGGCAAAACGTAAAAAACAGCTCAAAGCTGTTGTCGTCTAG
- a CDS encoding MBL fold metallo-hydrolase: MRRRQILRLAQGGLISAFTAGIIADAANSQTNSTLRLEWLGHLSFLIAGDGVTFLTHPFRPAGCTNNLPAPTASSDYVLISSRLLDEGYLENLPKERRVLSEPGSYNLKGINLQGISMDHDRIGGRRFGRNVAWKWKQSGIFIVHLGSAAAPITSAQRILIGRPDVLILPIGGNEQSSDPSAAKSYSPTEAQAIVKELNPRIVIPVYYRTDKSSKSCQLASIDEFLALMPSDSIKKLDGSSLEINASNLPQSTVIRVLKK, translated from the coding sequence ATGCGCCGCAGACAAATTCTTCGACTCGCTCAAGGTGGACTAATCTCAGCTTTTACCGCAGGAATTATCGCTGATGCCGCGAACTCACAAACTAATTCAACACTAAGACTTGAATGGCTGGGGCATCTATCATTTTTAATCGCAGGCGATGGAGTCACGTTCCTCACCCACCCCTTTCGTCCTGCTGGTTGTACTAACAATTTACCTGCCCCCACAGCATCATCTGACTATGTTTTGATTAGTTCGCGCTTGCTCGACGAAGGATATTTAGAGAATTTACCGAAGGAGCGGCGCGTTTTGTCTGAGCCAGGGTCTTACAACCTCAAAGGGATTAACCTTCAAGGAATATCAATGGATCACGATCGCATTGGTGGTCGAAGGTTTGGACGCAATGTGGCATGGAAATGGAAACAATCTGGTATTTTTATAGTCCATTTGGGCAGCGCTGCTGCACCCATCACATCGGCACAAAGAATTTTGATTGGTCGCCCCGATGTCTTGATTTTACCCATCGGTGGTAATGAGCAAAGTAGTGATCCCTCCGCAGCAAAATCCTATTCTCCGACAGAAGCACAGGCGATCGTTAAAGAACTAAATCCTCGTATTGTTATTCCCGTTTATTATCGTACCGATAAATCTAGTAAGTCTTGTCAATTAGCATCTATCGATGAATTTCTCGCGCTCATGCCCAGCGATAGTATCAAGAAATTAGATGGCTCTAGTTTAGAAATTAATGCCAGCAACCTACCGCAAAGCACAGTAATTCGAGTTCTCAAAAAATAA
- a CDS encoding L,D-transpeptidase family protein codes for MRRRSQNQQYLLSSFVRITIITASVFSSISLNLATPNVTWAKSISSSERPSKFLFIDLQSHWARKFVEGLLSNQSLSNLLVSPDSISQFQPDRPITRAELANLLDIAFANSKAPKITNRLNEPATKAETLVAIASQLNLNIKATKTPQAYLLSMYRDASQVPDYAIPAIATLTQEGLVTNYPDPRILAPKDNISKSELAVLLYQALAYQKKLPLLKSPYTINPSRQLWDRELMQVTSLEVSISRRTVTAFHGEIPLKTYPVAVGREGWSTPVGNHRVLQTIEYPAWQNPFTGDVIPSKDPDNPLGDRWIGFWTDGKNWSGFHGTPNRASVGQAASHGCIRMYNEDVRELFSQVTVGTVVKVSP; via the coding sequence ATGAGAAGGCGATCGCAAAATCAGCAATATCTTTTATCTTCTTTTGTCCGCATTACTATAATTACCGCTAGTGTATTTAGCTCTATTTCTCTAAATTTGGCTACTCCTAATGTTACTTGGGCAAAAAGTATCAGTAGTTCTGAGCGTCCGTCTAAGTTTCTGTTTATAGACTTGCAAAGTCATTGGGCACGTAAGTTTGTTGAAGGATTATTGTCTAATCAGTCTTTAAGTAATTTGTTGGTTTCTCCTGATTCTATTAGCCAATTTCAGCCTGATCGCCCCATTACTCGTGCTGAACTTGCCAATTTATTAGATATTGCCTTTGCCAATAGCAAAGCACCTAAAATTACAAATCGACTTAATGAACCAGCAACAAAAGCCGAAACCTTAGTCGCGATCGCTAGTCAACTTAATCTCAATATCAAAGCTACTAAGACACCACAGGCATATTTGCTATCGATGTATCGTGACGCTTCTCAGGTTCCTGACTATGCTATTCCTGCGATCGCCACGCTTACACAGGAAGGATTAGTTACTAATTATCCAGATCCACGTATTCTTGCGCCTAAGGATAATATTTCTAAGAGTGAACTGGCGGTACTGCTGTATCAAGCACTTGCCTATCAGAAAAAACTACCATTATTAAAATCACCCTATACGATTAATCCCAGCCGCCAATTGTGGGATCGCGAACTAATGCAGGTGACGAGTCTTGAAGTAAGCATTAGTCGCCGTACTGTTACTGCTTTTCATGGCGAAATTCCCCTCAAGACTTATCCTGTTGCGGTGGGGCGTGAAGGTTGGAGTACCCCAGTTGGTAATCATCGGGTTTTACAAACCATTGAATATCCCGCTTGGCAAAATCCCTTTACAGGCGATGTCATTCCTAGTAAAGATCCCGATAATCCTTTAGGTGATCGCTGGATTGGCTTTTGGACTGATGGCAAAAACTGGTCAGGATTTCACGGCACACCAAATCGTGCTTCCGTTGGACAAGCTGCATCCCACGGCTGTATCCGTATGTATAACGAAGATGTTCGTGAATTATTTAGCCAAGTGACTGTAGGAACTGTGGTGAAAGTATCACCATAA
- a CDS encoding WD40 repeat domain-containing protein: MSSTQKQQPKSQDAVLGGQSPPPLGGLVLGGIAGVRRRLASPAIAPRISALREALNYGETGLDLVLQGLQDESLKVQRTALLLLWRRPEPHIRQAISNYSQYHLFDITDTLQGHQEAIATLALSASGRILYSAGADFTIKVWDLGKGKNLSQKSSKQIGTIRGHNHIVTSIALSRNGRILASGSRDKTIKLWDARSGKELMTLTGHIGYVNSVAITPDGKTLVTGSQDTTIKLWDIKTGKEIRTLHGHTSLVDSVALSPDGRAIASCSWDTTIRVWDIISGKLSWEFIGHSARVLSFAISPDGRTLVSGSLDTRIKVWDLETGKAIRTLEGHWGWVKSLIISRDGKTLISASYKEIRVWNLETGEPIQVLNGHINLINAIALSRDGQTLVSGGEDCNIHIWGIP; encoded by the coding sequence ATGAGCTCAACGCAGAAACAGCAACCAAAATCACAGGATGCCGTCCTTGGTGGTCAATCACCGCCACCACTTGGTGGTTTAGTTTTAGGTGGAATTGCAGGAGTCAGAAGGAGATTAGCTAGTCCTGCGATCGCACCCAGAATCTCGGCTCTACGGGAAGCTCTTAACTACGGTGAAACAGGCTTAGATTTAGTATTGCAGGGTCTCCAAGATGAGTCTCTCAAAGTCCAGCGTACTGCCCTGTTATTACTCTGGCGCAGACCTGAACCCCATATTCGTCAAGCAATCAGTAACTATAGCCAATATCATTTATTTGATATCACCGATACGCTACAAGGTCATCAAGAGGCGATCGCGACCCTCGCACTTTCTGCTAGTGGACGCATTTTATATAGCGCTGGAGCTGACTTCACTATCAAGGTTTGGGATTTAGGCAAAGGCAAAAATCTATCTCAAAAATCTAGTAAACAGATTGGCACTATTCGCGGTCACAACCATATTGTTACGTCCATAGCCCTCAGCCGCAACGGAAGAATCTTGGCAAGCGGCAGTCGTGATAAAACGATTAAACTTTGGGATGCGCGATCGGGCAAAGAGTTGATGACATTAACTGGACATATTGGCTATGTCAACTCTGTAGCCATTACACCCGATGGGAAAACACTAGTTACAGGCAGTCAAGACACCACCATTAAACTGTGGGATATCAAAACAGGCAAGGAAATTCGCACCCTTCATGGTCACACAAGCCTAGTAGATTCTGTAGCCCTCAGTCCCGATGGTAGGGCGATCGCCAGTTGCAGTTGGGATACCACGATTCGGGTGTGGGATATCATCTCTGGAAAACTAAGCTGGGAATTCATTGGACATTCAGCAAGAGTTCTTTCCTTTGCCATTAGTCCCGATGGACGCACCTTAGTCAGTGGAAGTCTCGATACCCGCATCAAAGTTTGGGATCTTGAAACAGGGAAAGCAATCCGTACCCTAGAAGGACATTGGGGCTGGGTCAAGTCACTAATCATCAGTCGCGATGGGAAAACGCTGATTAGCGCCAGTTATAAAGAGATCCGCGTATGGAATTTAGAAACAGGTGAACCAATTCAAGTTCTCAATGGACATATCAATCTGATTAATGCGATCGCCCTTAGTCGCGATGGACAGACCTTGGTCAGTGGTGGTGAAGACTGCAACATTCATATATGGGGAATTCCATAA